The stretch of DNA ATAGCAAAGAAGCAAATTACTGTTTGGCATGCTGTAAAGTAAGTGAATGCTTCCACGCAGGGCCTTGCTGATGTTTCATTTCAGAATTAGAAAACCATAGAACCATAGCTGCAGAAGGAAAGAAAACTCACTTTAGGAAGTAAAAAAACATCTAACATGGATTATAATTGAATAGCATGCAGTTGGCATTCTGGAGTATTCAATACATTTAATAACAATGTCTAGCAAACTATTCTATGACTGCTTACATAAGACTATGAATTGACATCCACCTAAACATCTATATGCACAAACTGCATCCAATAAATAACTTGTTGAGTCTAATATATATCTGCATACAGACAGTTAAAGGATTCGTTAGCACTAACAAGAAACGGAAACATAAAATTTATGGCAATCTAATTATTGTTGACTGGTATTTTCACTTAAATTCATGTCAAAATATACTTTTGATGATTAAAAGTCCTTTTATAAAGGTCCACGTTTACACGTTTACAATCCAAGCAATAAGTAGACCCAGGCTATGAAAAATGAAAGCTGGTATCATTCTAAAGCAAAACGAAAAGCTATGCATACATAAGgtaatatgtttattattattattattaacatttatttataaagcgccaacatattctgcagcgctatacaataagtgggtttcatacattggacatatagagtaacatataaagcaatcaataaccgatacaagaggtgaagagagccctgcccaatatGTATATCAAACGTTATAATAACTGTTTGCAGAGGAATGCGAGGAATAAATGCTACACTGAACGGTGAGTATTCTGAGTACGTCTGCAAGGGCAAGAGGATCAGGCTGGCAACTCCTTCTGTGCACCCCAAATTCTCTTCATGTAGAAGTATGAGGCTTTGCAAAGTCATTTTACTCTTTTAAACATATTGTATATAAGAGGCTTTATCATGTCTAATCATTTCTATGTGGCGCTGACAAAGTGGTTTGTGTGAGAGAATGCTCCCTGCCCAGCCATAGCATTTCCATTCAGTTAGAAAACAGTTAATGTGCACAGATGATGTCAATGGCTCTTACCAGATCTGAAGCAAATCCTAAAGCATCTGGACGGTGTGGCGGGTGGTTTTGCATTGCAGTATAGAGGTTTCCTTttaggaaaagaaaaaataaacagaGGTGAAAACGCAGCAATAGAAACACTGGCAAAAATAAATGTTGGGGAGCGAGAGTGAGTGGAAGTAATAGGGCATGTAGTCTTCCTTGGGATTAGTCACCTTCGTGGAACTAAGTCCCTCACCTACAGTGTACAGAGTGTGTTTATATCCAGACACATGCCCAAAACGTTAACCCTTGCACAGCTGAATGGTTAGCTTTAACCTCATTACTGTACTGTAATTTCATTTTAGACAAAGTTTTAAGTGGATGCGTGTCTATTTGCCTTTAGTTCTAGAAAAACCTTCTACTGACCCCAAAGAGTGAGAGAATTGTTTTTTCATCCTGTATATATTACAAATGCATATTGTGCCTATTATTTCCATCTTCTTATATTATTCTCTGCCACAAGAATTTAAAAACGTAAGGGGAAAATAGATACTACGTGATGCACAGATTCATATTAATGGCCCTGCTCGTGGAAACAGCTTTTTCTGGCAATATTAAAACCATTTTTTGAATGAAATAATTCCTTGTGGAATTCTATGGGGGTCACTGGTACAAATGTGTCCCAGAGAAGAGAATGCACATCATATATTGTAACTCTTGGATTACTAAGTTGCACCCGCCCAGAACACAAACATGCACATAAAATGCTGTGGTCAAAATTTATCAAGCTAATGGGGGGAAAACCCTCTTCAGATCCAAATGTTATTGTATTATGTTGATTTATGAAAGAGTCGAAGGAGAATCTGTACTTCATAAATCAgcccaataaaataacatttgggtcattttttttttttcacttggaATCTTATcctcacatttgataaatctatgagtgtgtgtgtgcatgcagaGAGGCTGAAGCAAATGACATATTAATGTACTAACTACTGGGGCATTTAATCCTGATTTATTGCAGCTGTTTTGTACCTGTACTGTATCCTCAATTCAATAACATTATTTTAATCAATTTGTATGGAACTGAATTCATTACTGCTTTTCTTACATTCAGATTTGCGTCACGGTATGGAAGCTTTTCTAAATTTCGGCCTTTTCGAAACATTTTGAAATGTGatccatttgattttttttatatttggttcCCGGTGTTGATCACAGTTACAAAGACAGCCAGAAATgataacattatatataaatgcatgtgCGTAATGTTATAGGGGTATAGTATCATTTTCTAAACCTAGTATTCATTTATTACAATTATAAATTGTACACCTTTTCTATAACACATTTCTGTATTTTGCATCAAGCAAACAGAACTGTGAAACAATGGTATCAGTAAAATTCTtgatacattctttaaaaacttCTGCTTTCTGAACAGGTTATAAAATATCTTCATTATTTTTCACTTACATATCCTATTTGCTCTTAGTGTGAATATAATTTGCATCTGTGAGTCATTTCTATATTACGGAAGGGAGGGCTCTATGCGGTCAGGGATTTTACAGCTTTGGAAGTGAGCACTTTTGCCACAGGACACTCAATGTGCCGTTAAGCTCTCTGTAACCGATAGACTTAAGGAGCATTTATTACTGGTTTACAGATGCAAAATATAGTTCTGTGGGGGGAAGTTTTAAGTATCTTTTTGTGTAACCAAACATATTTCTGTTTAGACTTTGGTGACATGGCAGTGTACCTTTTTATTTACTACTTCTAAGCCAGAATATACGTCATGAAACTTTCTAAGCAAGATTTTGTGCACAAACAAATTGAAAGCCCTACAGACCTGCATCAAAACCATTACAAAACTCAGTTGTTCTTTAAAATATGTTGGAGTGTCATGTGCATATAAACCATAAATACCCCCCACTGTGTTTGGTCACAATATTTCACTGTGGCGGGTGACACAATGGTGACACATGGGAGCTGCTTCTGAGTTATAAGTGGTTCTAGAAACAAACATGCTAATTAGTGACATTAAACAAAAACATGTCAGGCGGTCGCCCTTTCTCCCACAGTTACCTATGCATTAATAATGTGGATATTCCTGGTGCAAATCATCTGATTTTGGGGGATGTTTAAAAGACCATCACTTTTATGGTATCTGAAAATGTCTGGCTTTTTAAAAACTCTCTTGGAGATATTTTTCTCCTCGGCGGACGCTGTTTCTGTGAAAAGAAGCAGTTTCACTAGTAAGTATGGCACACTGGTCACTTATTACTGCCTGGATTACTCAAAGCAAGGTGCTGCATCTCCTTACTTAAAAATGCCATCTTTGGTTATTGCTGTCATTCTAAATAATTTTTACTTGTTCCAAAAAAAGagtaagcagcacagagcatgagaTTTGCTGCTTTCAGACTTATTTTCTTGGTCCCAGCTTCTCAAATGAAACGCCTAAAagttttcttgtaaaaaaaaaaaaagaatggtggacaaaaatacataaagcaaaaatATGTTTCACGCTGTTTAATTTCAAGTCTTATTCTGCCGGAAATGAGGCTTCAGGTGAGCGGCTGGCTGTTACAGTAATAAGTAGCAGGCCTCTGATGCTTAACTGCTCAGTTGCAGGAGTCAGCTGCCCCTCGCTCCGTTAACAATTTGTTCTATACACTGTAGAAGCTGTAAAAACGCTGTTCTCAGTCAAGACAGATGCTATGGGATATAACACTCTGGTGCATAACACAAATCAAATACTCTAAAAGGGAAAAGGCTAACTTACAAATAAATAGATTCCAAGGCTTTCTGCATGTGACATGGGGAagatattgaaataaaaattacatttttaaagtggGCGTCTGCTTCAAAGCATTTTACATGAATTAGAAAACTGTTCAGTGCttctaaagttatttgtaactgtaattgcCTTTGAAAGAAGTacttgtttatccctttctgttctctggctcTAAAtcttgaagcaatgtagcagaagccaattGTACTCTAGGTCTGTAAATCAGCTTGCGTCTGATAATTGCTTCAGgtggcagaaccagcagtgcacagaatttaaacagacagaaagagaaaatatactgctttcaattgtATTTAAATTCATAAATAGCAAAGTTAATGTATAATGggaagtttcttagaattacctttgctttcattatacaaaaatatatatattttagtagagATTCCTAGATGTTTTTCCTAAAAGACAACAGGGatgattaaaaaaattaaatataaacttaaaaatgtcaaaaaactgtattttttagaGGACTAGATACTCTTTCATTCTCTTTTTTAGTTAAAgcaatagaaaacaaaaaaatggcatACATATATTTCAAATACAGAATATAGTTGTGTATGCATACGCACAGacgcacaatatatatatacatacacagatatattaTTGTATAAGAGACTTTAATAGCATGCTGAGATAAGCTAAACATCTGTAGTTCCAACTTAGTGCACTGAAGTTATTTAGCCTTTGGGAATCCATTAATCTGGTTCCCTGTTGCAGAAGTTGTAGCTAATCCTATTTAGTTCCTGATACCTGATATGACAGAAATGCAATGTTCCTTATTAGCAATCTTCAGAGAACTCAGAGTAAGCACCATTTAAATTACAGAGCTACTTACCTTCCCATTTATCCTCCCGGCCTTGCTTAAAAGACTGAGCCAATGAGGTACAGAGAAAATGATTTTTCACCATCTGTTTATTGTAGCAATTCCTTTAACTTAAGGTATAAATAGTAAATTCAGTACAGTGTATCTGTGCAAAATGTCTGcacattcttttttatttacaggCAATGAAATGATAATATTTACACTTTATGTACAGATCCCACATCATGGCACTGCTGGGGCGTTCAGCTATCCTGATGTGCAAGTCTTTAGTCTTATTCCAGAGGAACCAATCAACTGTCAGAGTCCAGGTCACTTTTAACCTGTTCGTCCCCTTTCTCTGTTGAGTTTTTTGAGGACTTATTCCACTTTTGGGTATTTTCTGATTCTTCTGATGAAGATCTTTTCTGCCTCCTCCACTTTGCTCTTCGATTTTTGAACCAAACCTGAAACAAAGAGCAAATAATGAGATTTGTATATATGTGTTGCATTAATACTATTCTCAAATGTTTCCCTTTCAATTAATATATCATTCACTCTTAGCACAAAACTCCTGCTTCATTGGTTTGTCTCATGTTCTGTCTCATGTTCTAATATCAGTGAATGTGTGAGGCCATATACCCTAGTTTCATGTCTATCCCAAGTAGCAGGCCAATAGAACGGATGTTTGTGGGCCACGTCACTGAAATTGTTGTTACCTTATAAAGAAGTCTATGGACCCCTTTGCAGAACAAGGACCATAAAAAATGCACTGTAGACTGCACCtggcttgcgagccactggttgttcACACTTGTACTATACCCCAAATATTTACCGAAGTTTAACAAAAAGTTAGTTGTGTCTTAAGCCAAGATAAGCATTTGTACTTGTCCCAGATAAGCATTCCCGCTGTACTGCGTGCTTATGAACTTGCTTACAGGGCATTGCATATGATATGGCTTGGTCAGAGTATGGAAAATATACAAGTTGAGATGGACTGATTCTGGTGCAAAGCCACCTGTCTCCATTTGTAAAAGCAAAGAGCTCCCATGAATACTGTGTTATGTCCCTGCTCTGCATTCATACAAGATGCAGTGAGTATGAAAATACATGTGTATTTATGTAAGTGTCTATATATATGCGTCTAGAGAGCTGGCTTCAGAAAAATCAATTGTCCTCTAATGATTGGCACAAATACACATTTGGGCCCTGGGTAGTTTATCAAATTTTAATGGTGTATTTTTGTCATTTACCCAACAGATAGCTACCACCACAGCACATGTGTGCATTTCAGGCATATGTAAAACTTACCTCTACTTTTTCCTCTCTGAGGTGAACCCTCCTTGCCAGCTGTTCTCTGGTGCCCACGTCTGGGTACTTGGTTTCTTGGAAGAGATTCTCCAGTGCTTCCAGTTGCTCATCAGTGAAGATGGTcctgtgcctcctcttcctcctgcaGTGCAGCTGGTTCAGCAACTGTAGCTCAGTCCGTGACAAAGTGCCCACATTCATATAAGGGAGCATTTGGTGAGGCACTGGGGGCATCAGCACTGATCCTGCACCATCATATGCTAGAAGGCAAAATAATAATGATTAAAGCAAAGTTCAGAGCACATTTCCCCAGTGCCCTCCCAGCACACACTGTGCCCCACAAAGCAtttgcctgtctctggaactaaAATGCTTAAATAAACGTCTATGTGGAGCTTTATGTGTGTGGATATTTAGTAGTCTTGGTAGGAAGAAATGCTATTTTATTAAAGGTAGGCTAAGCTAGGGTCACTGCTAAATTCTGAGGGAATAGAATTCCCCATAGTTACTAAACTTGCAGCAGTGTAGAAAAGAAATGTCCCTGCATGTCAGCTGTCACAGTGAGCCACATAATTTCTTGTACTGCATTAACCTCCTTAGAACTACATACCTAATATAGTTATACCAAATAaacctatattttatttaataaaacccCTAACACCCATAAAAGTCTGAAATGATGCAGACGGTACAAACAGTGCTTTAGTTTCTACTTTCTACACTTCTTCAGCCCTGCCGGCAGCAAATGGCAAAGGGACGCAAGAGATTGTGTGCGACATTGCGCAACCCCGGCAGCTAGAAATCCTCTATCCTTGCGTGTGTGGAGCCGCTCAGGGCGTGTTGGTGCGATCAATAAACTAACAATTTAGCTTGTAAGAAAACTAAGCTCTCAGGAGGTATTGGTACTTTTTATCGTCTTCTTGTAAAAATCAAACACTCCCTATCAGTGTAAAGAACAACTCACAAAGTTGTGATAAAGCTGCTGCTATTGCTGTGGCTACGAGCTTGTGGGACTACATATGCGATTTGGTAGCGCTTACCTGTAGCGGGGGGCACACAGGAGCATTGCTGCGTCCCCAGACTTTGCACTGCCCCGCAGCATGAGGGGCCCATAGGCGTCTGTACGTGCAACTGTCCATAGTAGTAGTTATTGAATCCCAGCCTAGATCCAGTCACCGCTTGAAGAGTAGAAGTTGGGGCCACAGCTCGGTTATAAAATCCGCTGTAATCTGCGGGGCCATAGAGAGACTCCCCCAGACTGGAGAACACCATCGGGCCATTCTGGGGGAGCAGCACCGACTCCTTGCAGCGAGGTCTGGCAGCCAAAATGTTGTCAATGCTGAACATGCCAGAAGGCATCACCCAAATGTGTGAGGAGGGAAAGCAAGTCCTGTTTGGGGGTTCCTTAGCGCTGGGTTTAGTGGGGGGCAATCCTCTGCTGGGTAGTGAGTAGAAAGCAGGAGACTCTGCgactttgtctctctctctcctggcTGAAAACTTCATGCAGACTGCAGTGCTCTCCCATGTGTGCCTCTCGCCTTATATAGTGCTACCACGTCACCCTGCGCTTCTCAGGCACAGCAGCTCCACTCTGGGATGGGATGGGGTGAGAGGAGACTCATCTGTATATTGAGATTTAATGTAATCAAACTAATCCACTCCATTAGGAAAACCTTTAGAAAAATGGCAGACTCTCCCTGTACTTATTCAGAAGAGCTAATTGCTCACGGTTAATCTGATTAATGCTATTGTCCCTTGAGCTGTTGGCTGTCATTAACCCATTCATTGGGTGTGATGGGACATTAACGGGTGCAATTTCCTTGCTCTCAATCCCAATCCTTTGTTTAACCCCTTTAGCTCCGCAGGGTGCTTGGTTAGGCAATAGAAATGAATGTTTCGTTTCTCTGGGTAAGAAATGGTTAAGGTACCAATATGCTCACATGAAGATCAGAAATAACTAATCGAAGCTGAAGTCATATACTGGTTACATGATAAACAATTTACAAACAAGTCGCACTGAGATACTCTGGCATAGACATGTATGTAATGTGTAACTATTTGTATACATTCACTGTGATCGCATGATAACATCTGCAAAGTAACCATTATTTTATTTCTCGTTTGCAGAACCCAGCATCTGCCTTTTACTTACGTACAATTCTGCAGCTTTCcaatattataaagaaaaagaaccTGGATGAGGATCGGGTGAAGCATTAGATCAAACCAAAAGTGATTGtgaattttacattattttatttttatgggaagaaaaagaaaacctgCAATGAAAAAAGGATTTGAGTGTATGATTGGAAATCCTGTATTGattgtaatttaatttatttatgtgcCTGGAATAATTTTTGGATCAGTTTGGAATACATTTTCTTTGTGTGCGCTTGGTGAGAGTCAAATCATTAAATATGCTCAGACTTTACACGGTATTAAAGTAGCTCTTATGGTTTAATATTTGCCATGAAGCTAAGTTGACGTCTTTAAAATTGGAGTTTGTTTTGCATTTATTAAGGCTGATTGTGGCTGGATGTCCCTGTTATTTGCAATACTCTGTGTCTGGCACGGTTGGTGCGGGGAATCCACAGGAGGTGCAGGGAATGAGATTAGGCTATTTAGCCATCAGCACTCCATCACACACCTAGGAAATTGTAGGCATCGAATCAAAACAAACTATTAGTCTCTGTTTACAAGGAACAAATGATCTGGCCCTGGAAAGAATGGAGCCATCACAGTGCGCGACAAACTTATAGAATATTAGCAACTTTATTGGGGACTGTGGCAAATGCGCATCTGCAGATCTTTGGGGAATGTAAGGAACGGCCATAAAGGATTAAGCCAATACACTtttattggaaaataaaaaaaaaaaaacaggtcatGTAATATATGGGAATTTCAAGCAGTGATTTTCTTTATCCAAATTGGTTAGAATGTCgctcattgtctgtctgtctgtatgtctttatctatctatctatctatctatctatctatctatctatctatcatctatctatctatctatcatctatcatttatctatcatctatctatctatctatctatctatctatctatctatctatctatctatctatctatctatatctgtctacaTATATACATTGCACTATAGCACTATTCATATGAAAATGTAGTTTGCTTTATATTTCTTCAGTTGCCAGTAACTTCAGAGTTAAATAGGGTAATGTAAGGTCTGATAAATTAACAACACCTTGTTATTCATAGACGCTACAAGAAaaccatacctgtatacatatattttgGCTCCCATTCTTTCAAACTGAACTTGTGGCAGTCTACTGGATAATAGGTAACCTGTCAGCTAGAATATTTTAGCCCTAATATAAAAGTCACAGCAATGAAATGGTTATTGGGGTCTCTCCCTCATTCGCCCTTTCTAGTTTTTCACTTGGTGTTACATTTGACCTCCCAATTTATAACATGTCTTTCTgtcctctctgtctgtctctatctattatcatctatcgCCTATCACtctcatttatatatgtatatatcaatcATAAAGTTCCATGTATCCCTCTTGGCTTGCACCAGATCCATTCGTACTTTTTGTCACTCTCCAGTTGCGATTTTCACAACGTAATTTAACTTAGGAAAACAGATTGCCTCTAAGCATTAGTTTCTTATTCATATTCATAGCAAGAGATCAGTACAAACCTAATCATTTGTCACACTGTCATTGTCAGGATCAGGATTGGAATACCTTAAATAAAGCCAGTAAATTGTGTTGTCCGGAGTTGCTAAGCAATTGTGTTGTTAGCAATGTAATGGCACAGCATGGGGTGCCCAGGCGCAGCTCAGAAGCGGACAGTCGCGGCGGCAGTGTGAGGTTTACTCGCTCAATAATGATTTCGTGCAAGTGTATCTAAATGCCCCACACGAGAAGTCCTAGTgacctatataataataatattcggCATATTTTAAATATTAGGAGCAGATCAGTACATTTAAAGCTGATTAAATCTATGCAGCCGCAGCATATGCAGCAATTTGCGGATCTGGTGCAACACAGTCGATCTTGTTGTTTACATTGCTCTTGTTTATTTGGATAATGTTTTCAGTTTTCATTGGGGAGACAAATTTGCCAACATCCCAACATTGTATAAATCTGAGCCCATCAATTGCCGGACGGGGGGCATATTTGCTCTTAGCAAAATCATTTAGTCTAGAACAACAAACAACTTCTTTCACTCGCATCGCAGTTAATGAAATGTGTCTTTGCTTCTCACCAAAATCTCTTACCGGGTTCAGCCCCAAAGCAAAATAACAATGAATACAAAtgagaatatttttatttttcggGATTAAACCACGATGATATTTGGGACTTACCAAACTTTTCTATACCATTAACTACACTACTATATGGTTTTTGATACAATCGGGCAGTGGTATATATAACCAATTCTATGAGCAAAAGCAGTCCATTctaattctctttttttaaagcattaaGCCTCACTTATACTACTAAATGGCATAttcagtgcaaaataaaaatgttaccaGTTAGTGCTTTAGAACGACCttttaaaaaggcatatttcAAGTTCCAAAACCAGCGAAGTCACATTCTAAAGTTTTTCGTAAATCATTTTAATGATctactttttatttaattgtcAAGAAAATTTTAAATGTAGTGTAAATTCTAAAGCGATATATGTCTTGCCAAGTCATGGGTCAAAAacatttggggggaggggggttgctGTTAAGGGGGCATATggtttagagattttttttccaCCAGGAGTAGTGTTTAAATAAATTGCTTGCGCTGCTTAACTTCATGCAGAATTTTGACAGAAATTGGCCTATAGCCTTTTGATATGTAAACATTTTAGCCTTTTATGCGTTGTTAAAAAAACGTCTTTCTCCATGGAAGCCGCCAAGCCAGGCACTGTGTAATTCAGAAAAATATGACACCTACATTATATTCTTAGAGCAATTCAACTTTAAAGTGTCAAAatgggagaaagaaagagacGCCTGAATAGAGGGATCCATTTAGAATTAAAAGCTCCAAATGAGATATCAATGTGCTATGTACTATGTGAATGCGCACGATAAACTATGTTATTATACAACATTATCCCTCTGCCTATTGAGCAGACCACTTAACTAGATGCCTGGCCTGCCTTGCATGTCATTAAAGATGTGCATTACTCCCAAATCAGGTAAGTACATGATGTGATGATCAGATAGGGACAGCCTGCTGTCCAAAATGGATGGATGTTTTGAAAGCAATTACCCCCCCACCTCTTCATTACAATCATAACCTGCAGTCTGACCCCCCCAAAATAACTTGATATGGCTCATTTTCTGTTTAACTATGGAAGTTTTGGGGGGTCCAGAATTAAtgaaatgcttttaaaaatagtttcTAACCTTcctgaaaaaaatacacaattctTCATGTGTAAATCTGAAGGCTGGTGAATAAATCCATTTATTGCTGGTATATCAGGCTCCCATAAATAAGCTCTCAGATGCTGATTGGGTGAATGTGCCTCCCCCCTAGAGCTAGACAGAGCAGGACCTGCTATGGGAACTGGAGCCAGACTTTTCTATATGTTTATTTCCTGTGTGTTTTAGGTAGAGCTGGGACACACTTGGAAAATAGTCTAAATGAACTATATAATTTCAATCCGTTACTGTAGtcaaatacatatttattgtatatgtcaGTATGTCATATAGAAGCCTTGCATGATACACAGCCTTCTTTGTGAGTTCCTAGAGGTCATTTAAGCGAATTATAAAAGGCAATGCAGAAATCTTTCCCCTGTGCAGATGCATGGCCCCTGTGTGACAGATCAGCCCCAGTAGGAACCAATTTCATTAGAAGAGGGCAGTCAAGGTATGGGAAGGGGGGCTTTGGTTCAGCTGCTTCTGTCCCACTGCTGTTTCTTGAAATTACATTTGctgggcacagactgtatgttgtaATTGGCAGCAATGGCAGCTGTGCATTGCCTTTCCTGTCACCCTTTCAACTTGATAGCTGAAGGTTTTATCAACCCAAAGAGctttatactttcattttttttgtatttttttcatcaaaATGGGGCACTTTGTAAAACTCACAGAAAACATATGTCCAACTTTTCCTGACTTGATAGAAGTTGTATTCCTTCAAGTGATGTTTTCCTACAGGTTTTAGTATATTCTGATCTAGTAGCCTCAAGTCCCTGATCAAAAGAAGAATAggtttatttaacaaaaagtgggaacaaaaacagcaaaatataCTCAAAAAAAAAGTACTGCACATTTAATGGATAAGGTTCCTGTGAAAATCAAAGGTGATAAAAAGCAAGGCACCATTTTATTTCTCACAATTTCAGCATTATAACGGATGTAAATGGgtgattattagtgatgagcgaatctgtcccatttcgcttggccaataaatttgcgaattcGAGATTGGTGAAAcgctggaaaatttgcgaaacagcgaaaatgttgcacggaaaaaaaattgtcgcctgccaATGGCGCccacaatccgccaatggcgaaatgcagaaattcgccgtgaatccatgcctggcaaaacatttcgcccatcactagtgattatCTTGTTGCAATTGCACTACGCATACTTCAGTTGCATTCGATTcaccaaaatggacacaactgtgtTGGTGCTTTGTTGCAAAATGGGTGCAATCGCAGCAAATATTTTCTATGTCTCCCTGGTGTCATTTCTAGTGTTCGGTGTACAAAATACATGTGAGCCCTATTCTACATGTATACTGCACCTACTGGCACAGGGTGCTGAAGGAACCCTTGATCtactgcctggtccagaggtgctggtagctccagggttcccctgcataaCTAGGTGCAGCAGCGCACAATTCAGAATGGAAGAAAGGAAGGACTGAGCTGCACCAAGCACAGCTTTAGGGAGGAGCAAGAagtacattttgacacaagtactgtacctttaatgaaagtggttttaagtGCAACTTACTATGGGGAAAAGTTGCCTATGGTGGGAGTCCTTGAATCTCTGCCTTTTTCTGATTAATGAATCGTGAACTTTTCCATTATTTTATGGGGTGCATGGCTATCAGTCATTAGCTAAAAAAAAACGAAACcatggaaaaattagcaaaactttgaaaaatgcattgaagtcaaaggcagttttttttaatgcactggacttttgctccaaatgcattggaatcaatggaGTTTTTTTCTTCTCgtcaaatgcattgaagtaaaaagtagtgttttgttttgttttcttgtaccaaatgcattggagtcaatgggcatttttatcATGAAACAAAGCACAGATACAATGATGGAGAGCTCAACCCACCTTTAAACATTACACTTGTGGAAGTGCTGGTTGCCTTACCAGAATACCCTTCTCTTGCAATGGTTGcaatatgtaataatgtaataattctgTACTCTTTGTTGTCATCCAGAACAGCTTATCACCAAGATGACCCAAAAATGGTGTTGTGTAATATAATGTGCTTGTCCAGCATGGTGGTAGCT from Xenopus tropicalis strain Nigerian chromosome 8, UCB_Xtro_10.0, whole genome shotgun sequence encodes:
- the gsc gene encoding homeobox protein goosecoid; translated protein: MPSGMFSIDNILAARPRCKESVLLPQNGPMVFSSLGESLYGPADYSGFYNRAVAPTSTLQAVTGSRLGFNNYYYGQLHVQTPMGPSCCGAVQSLGTQQCSCVPPATAYDGAGSVLMPPVPHQMLPYMNVGTLSRTELQLLNQLHCRRKRRHRTIFTDEQLEALENLFQETKYPDVGTREQLARRVHLREEKVEVWFKNRRAKWRRQKRSSSEESENTQKWNKSSKNSTEKGDEQVKSDLDSDS